The following DNA comes from Parambassis ranga unplaced genomic scaffold, fParRan2.1 scaffold_61_arrow_ctg1, whole genome shotgun sequence.
TTTCAAATGTCTCAGTAGGGTTGACTTTCAGCCGTTCTGTAAGCGTATTTTTGAGTCATTTTCTAGATGTGTAAAGTTCCCATTAACATGTCACCACCATGTGTACCTTTCAGAGTTTTCTGCAGTTTGTCCAGAAATTCTAAACCAGAGaaattctttgtgttttttctgatcAGCTCCGTTAGATACCAAACAGGGCGGCAGAAAGGCATGTCACAGTCCTCATAGGTGCTGAGCCGCTGCTGCACTATGGAGGAAAACAATCATTAACATGTACAAAGAACAGCCACCATCAGGACACATATTTTATAGACAGGTTCATATTTCTACCTCTAAGCCAGTCGAACATATACTTCCCCACGTCCTCTTCACACGCCAACATGCTGCCCATGATACCTGCAAAACAAAGCACCCATAGACtgcatataaagatggacaacatgacagctcCTCAAAAGTGAGGTCCAAACatctgccccctggtggtttGCAACATGCAAACGGACTGGTCCCACCTTGCAGCCTGACTAGGTCCATCTCTGGACTTTCATCTTTCTCCACATTGGGGGTTCTGCTGCCCAGATAAGCCGTGTTGATGAAGAGGCCAAGCTCTGTGAAGCCGGACTCATGGGGAGTGATCTCAAACCATTTACCTGAGACAAAGAAGCACACTTAGAATAGCTTCATTTTCAGTtagttgtgtagttgtgtgtgtgtttagtacTTTTTTGGGAGCCATTAGTCAAACAATTTTTGTTCACTGCGTTGTAGATGGGATAAGGATTCATGATGTACCCGCCATCCTCAGAGAGGCGACGCTTGTCCAGCTGGAAAGAAATGAAGAGGTCAGTTCAGCTTCGCTCAGCGTCGGTCTTGAACTGAGTCCACCACCAACATTCACCTGTTTCATGATGGCAGCAGAGGTCAGTGCTCCCCAGATATCACTCAGAGAGAAGTGCTCCTCTTTTACCCTCCTGTCCAGCCAGTCCATCACCTCACTCAGCTCGACTTTAGGACCTGACAGCCTGGACACTGTGGCGTCCATGTTGGCATTCCACTGTGGGTCACTGTACAGGGAGCCCATGGACctgagagggacagagagttAAAGACTCTTGTGTCTTTAATGAACCTGCCTGCATGTTTACATCCTTCTGTCAGTATTAACTAGCTGGTGCTTGTTGATACAATCACTACTTTCATGTGAAACCTCTTGGTATTTCACAGTGTGTTGGAGTTTTAGATCTTGGCTGTGCCTGAATGTAGACTCCATGCATGTGCATCATGCAGGTCAGCAGCGTGTTTTAATTGTGCAACAGCAATGATGCAATGAATGGCACCAAGGAAATGATGCAAGTAGACGCATCAGATTTTCCTCTTTGGAGAAACCCAGCCGGTGTCTGATGCTctacataaataaaatcattatcattattatcattatctaCACAGCCTTGTTCACGTTGTTCCTCTCACTGTCAGAAGAGGGAGGCAAAGTTCTTCTCTGTATCTTTAACAGGATCAAGATAAAGTGGCATGGTGGCGGTGGTGCACGTTTCCTCCAGATACCCTAGCTTCTCCCACATGGCAATGACTTGCATGTTAGGTTACCTGGGTATTCTAAATGCATACAACCTTAAACAGGTCGTACATTGCACGGAATAGGCTCCGGACCCTGTATGGGAGTCAGCCGTGCAGAAGGTggatcaaatatatatatatatgaatcaGGAAGTGATTACATGGCAGAGCCAGAAACTCCTCCCAGGTAGAGCACGGCATCGAGCAGACCTTCTTTCTTCATCTGATAGAGGGAACCCACCAGGCTCACGATGGCCCTCTGACCCCCACCTGACCCCAAGACTGCGATGTGAGGAACCGAATACTGGATAGAAAAGGGAAAAGGGAACGTGGTTGTAGCAGAAACAGGAGGGACAGAAGAGGAGTTGCACTGTGTCCTGATatcaagagagaaagaaagaataacGGATCATTCTCATTTCTacctgtgaacatgtgactccCAGCTTGTTGAGAGACTTCAGCACTATTTGTTTCCTCCTCAGGATAAAACCCTGCTCCCCAGCAGACAGGGACTGGGACCGACGTACgtgatgctgcacacacactgtactgtaagaCCACAGTTAAAATCAAACATCAGCCTCATGGCTTCCTCACCTTCGCTGCATCAGTTGAATACCACGTCTTGCTCATGTTGTCCTGTTTCGGAGGAATGACTGTGGACGTGTCCTCCCCTGCAGGGTGTCCCATCGCTCCTAACACCATGATACAGACCAGCCCGGCGGCCCAGCCGGCATCTCCACACAGCATCTTTGGAGGATTGTTCTGGGGCTCTGTTTGAGAGGAAAAGCACACAAAGGCTGTTTTATATCCAGCTACAGCTCATCCTCAGGATCAGGACATCAGATCAGAGACAGGACGAACAGAAAGTTTCAGAAAATGTTCAGAGTACAGCATCTACACATTATCAGCACAGCAAAGCACAACAACATTAGATACGCCTCATTGAAGGCTCTCGATGTAAACTGATCTTGATATTatagagaagagaagagaagagagagaagagaagagaagagaagagaagagaagagaagagaagagagagaagagaagagaagagaagagaagagaagagaagagaagagaagagaagagaagagaagagaagagaagagaagagaagagaagagaagagaagagaagagaagagaagagagagagagagaagagaagagaagagaagagaagagagagaagagaagagaagagaagagaagagaagagagagaagagaagagaagagaggagagagaagagaagagaagagaagagaagagaagagaagagaagagaagaagagaagagaagagaagagaagagagagaagagaagagaagagaagagaggagagagaagagaagagaagagaagagaagagaagagaagagaagagaagagaagagagagaagagaagagaagagaagaattGACTTTTGTTTGATTCTTTTCTGCATTTGCATCGTGTCTCACTAATATAATCAGCTGCTGATTGGTGGGTGTATGTTGATTAATCAAAGGTCAGACCACCAGATCAAAGCACTGtgaaaagaaagaatgtgtgtgtgtgtgtgaacccatTTAGCCCTTTAATCTTATTAAGGGGTTCATTTACTTCTGCCTCGGCTGGCAGCAGCGTGggttctctcctctttcttcctctttatttttcAGCTTTGACATCTGGTTCATATTGGAGAGAATTCTTTCCCTCAGCACAGGGCCCAAAAATAGAAGATACACAATACTAAATACACAAGTTCCAGGTGAAATGGCACAGAGCTCTGTTGGGTTGTTCCCCCTCTAACTGAGCCCCGGGCAGACTGAGGCGAGACCACAACCATCCCCACAAATTCCTTCTTAACAAGAACTGGCAGTGAAACATGCATCACCTGCTCTCAATCAGAAGCCAGCAGACAAAACATACCTCCACCCATAACATCTGACTTCTTCCTGGAGTTCTGATCAGACCGACGTGATCACAGAGCAGCGGGCGGAGGAACTTTCCCATGCAGCGTGAATGAACCTTTTTACACATCATTTGAATTGAAAGTTACCACGCCCCAGCATGAGGGGAGCAAACACAGGTCTGCCAGCTGTGGTGGTTTGTCTTTGGCTTGTGAATTCAGGAGTTCTGGCTCGCATGGAGGGAACGCTGGCTGCCTCTGAGGTAAGACCTGTATTAATTACCTGGTAGTAGTTTTCTtaggtatttttttaatgtgaaaaaatgTATCCTAAACTGACAGGAGATAAACACAGAGTTTACCTTGTTGCTTCATGCATGGCGTTGGTTTTTGCCAATTATAACGACTGGTGTTCATATTGTGATGTGCCCTCAATTAAACTCTTCCAGTGGCAGAAGGGGACCTGTAGAGAAAacaatatacataaataaaagaatgaataaatacataaaaaatccATCTCTAAATACAGAGCACATCTGTGATTATGAAAACGGATATTTGGAGGCGATTGAAACAAACTGCGTGCATGTGTTTGGCACCCTCT
Coding sequences within:
- the LOC114431194 gene encoding cytosolic phospholipase A2 gamma-like; this encodes MGGEPQNNPPKMLCGDAGWAAGLVCIMVLGAMGHPAGEDTSTVIPPKQDNMSKTWYSTDAAKHHVRRSQSLSAGEQGFILRRKQIVLKSLNKLGVTCSQYSVPHIAVLGSGGGQRAIVSLVGSLYQMKKEGLLDAVLYLGGVSGSAMSMGSLYSDPQWNANMDATVSRLSGPKVELSEVMDWLDRRVKEEHFSLSDIWGALTSAAIMKQLDKRRLSEDGGYIMNPYPIYNAVNKNCLTNGSQKSKWFEITPHESGFTELGLFINTAYLGSRTPNVEKDESPEMDLVRLQGIMGSMLACEEDVGKYMFDWLRVQQRLSTYEDCDMPFCRPVWYLTELIRKNTKNFSGLEFLDKLQKTLKERLKVNPTETFEKKCTEQPVLKQWLQRLMPSLQKWTQSPDEGPSKNNATLLINKLISLIVNWEWGTTENFLYQDSDPTVPACIRLKERLQLIDAGVMLNIPFAPFLGEKRDTDLLIVLDYGAADTFEDLLTARDYATKLNKPFPEIEEKVLEEKDWPRDIYVFRGEAKEPTIVYMPLFNRENCRDAEELRAKREEFTTLQPSYSKEKIHALLEIAKANIKNSQDTLLREVKTAALRRPFRRHSGHTV